A region of the Candidatus Cetobacterium colombiensis genome:
AATGTTTGACCTGTTACATTTAAAATTTTTACCATTTCTCTAGTTGAATAATACTTCATTTTATTTCACCTCAACTTATTTTAATAGTAAAAATTATAATAGTCAAAACTTATTTTTGAAATTTATAAATTTATTTCAACTGTTAAAAGCTTCCAAATTTTTATAAAAAAAAATTCCACAGAAAATATCTGTGGAATAAATGTTTTACTTTATTTAATCTTCCCAGATACAATCTCTTTTAGTTTTTTTGACCAAGCTAAAATAAGTTTGTATCCTGTAATTATCCTCAGGTTACAAACTGACTATGGCCACCACCAAAATAAAACTGTCTCTGTCAAAGATGTATTAATTTTTAAAATATTTAATTTTGAATTCATTCAATACACCTCCCTAAGAATAATTAATTTTAGTCATTGTAGCATTTAGAAATAAAAAAAACAAGGATTTTTTTAAATTTATAATATATAATAATATAATAGATATTATTTTTAAGTGAGGGCGCTATGGAAAATATTAACTGTAATCAATTTCAATTAATCAACTATTATAAAAAAAATAGAGAGCTTTATCGAAAAATGGGAAAAAGATTAGAACGTTTTTTAAAGCATTCCTTTGAAAAAGAGAAGATTATCTATCATTCGATTACCAGTCGTGCAAAGACAAGAGAAAGCTTTCAAAAAAAATTAGAACGTAAGGGATACACATCTATAGATTCTGCCACTGATCTTTGTGGAATTAGAGTTATCACCTTTTTAGAAAGTGAAACTAAAATAGTCGAACATTTTTTAAGACAGACTTTTATTATTGACGAAGGTAACAGCGTGGATAAAAGTGATACTTTAGGAGAAGATAAAGTTGGGTACAAATCTATTCACTTAGTTGCCACTCTTCCTGAGTCTCTTTTAGAACTTCCTGAATTTGAAAGATTTAAAGATTTAAAATTTGAAATTCAAGTTCGAACAATTTTACAACATGCTTGGGCTGAAGTGGAGCACGATAAAAATTATAAATTTAGTGGACAACTTCCACCTGATATAAAAAGACGTTTTAAACTTTTAGCAGGATTTTTAGAAATTGCTGACAGAGAGTTTGAAAGCATTTCAAAAGAGATTAGTGAATATGAGAAAAAAGTTGTAAATACAATTGAAGGAAACACTCTTCATGAAATTGAAATTAACTCTACATCTTTAAGAAAATATTTAAATAAAAAATTTAATATAACTTTTTCTCAAGGTATCAGTCCAAAAATTATTAGTTTATTACAAACTAATGATATTAATACTTTAGAAGATTTTTCTAAAATAGAAAATTTAGAAATTATGAAAAAGTATTTTGGAAACGGAAGTAAAAAGTTTCCAGCTCGTTATGATTTAATGATTAAACATCTTTTAGATACAAAAATAAAATAAATTATTTTTACGGAGGCACAAATTATGAAATTTAAATCATTTTTAATCACTGAAGAAAATGGTGATTTTAAAAGAAATATTATAGAAAAGGATATCACTGAACTACCAGCTCACGACACTTTAATAAAAGTTAGTTATAGTTCATTAAACTATAAGGACGCTCTTTCTTCATCTGGAAATAAAGGTGTTACTAGAAACTACCCCCATACACCTGGAATTGACGCTGCTGGTGTTATTGTTGAAAGTTCAAATGAAAATTTAAAACCTGGAACAGAAGTTCTTGTAACTGGTTATGATTTTGGTATGAATACTTCTGGAGGATATCAAGAATATATTAAAGTTCCAAGTGAATGGGTTGTTCCTCTTCCTAAAGGATTAACTTTAAAAGAGAGCATGATTTATGGAACTGCTGGTTTAACTGCTGCAATCTCTGTATATAAATTAGTTGTAAAAGGAGAAGTTAAACCTGAAGATGGAGAAATCCTTGTAACTGGAGCCACTGGTGGAGTTGGATCTATTGCAACTATGTTACTTAAAAAATTAGGTTATGAAGTTGTTGCTGTTACTGGAAAACTTCAGGAGATTGACTACCTATTGGAGATTGGAGCTTCTAAAGTTATACATAGAGATGAACTTGCTGCTACTTCTAAACCAATGTTAAGAGGAGTTTACGCTGGTGTTATTGATACTGTTGGAGGAAACATTTTATCTACAGCATTAAAAGCTTTAAAATACAACGGAGTAGCTACAGCTTGTGGTAATGCTGCTGGAGTCTCTTTTGAGTCTTCAGTATTTCCATTTATTCTTAGAGGTGTAACTCTTTATGGTGTAGATTCTGTTGAAATCTCTATGAAAGAGAGAACTATAATCTGGGAAAAACTTGCTCAAGATTGGAAAGTTGAAGGACTTGATAAAGTACTTAATGAAGTTACACTAAATGAATTAAGTGACAAAATTGATAGTATTTTAGCTGGAACAAATGTTGGAAGAGTTCTTGTTAAACTATAATTTTTAACTTTTTAAACAGGATTTTCATGTTTCTTCAGTATATGTAATAAATTGAAAAAATTTATTCGGAGGTTCTCTATGGGAATTTTAAGTAATGAAAGTTGTTTAAAAATGAAGGAAAAAGAATATAACAAAACCATTGATCCTTTGAAGCTAAAGTTAGCTGAACTTCAAAGAACTAGTAAAGAAAAGCAAATACCTATTTTAATTATATTTGAAGGACTTGAAGCTTCTGGAAAAGGTTCTATTATAAATGAAATTCTTGTAACTCTAGATCCTAGAGGTTATAAAGTTGTAAATCACAACCACCCTTTAGAGCAAAATACATTGCCTTTAAAACAATACATTGACGATATTCCTGGTAAAGGTGAATTTCATATTTTTGATAAATCATGGTATGATTTCGCTTTAAAAGAGGGAAAAGATATTACTAGAAGATGTAAAGAGATAAATAAAATTGAGCGTTCTCTTCTAAGAAGTGGAATGCTTATAATTAAGTTTTTTA
Encoded here:
- a CDS encoding YhdH/YhfP family quinone oxidoreductase translates to MKFKSFLITEENGDFKRNIIEKDITELPAHDTLIKVSYSSLNYKDALSSSGNKGVTRNYPHTPGIDAAGVIVESSNENLKPGTEVLVTGYDFGMNTSGGYQEYIKVPSEWVVPLPKGLTLKESMIYGTAGLTAAISVYKLVVKGEVKPEDGEILVTGATGGVGSIATMLLKKLGYEVVAVTGKLQEIDYLLEIGASKVIHRDELAATSKPMLRGVYAGVIDTVGGNILSTALKALKYNGVATACGNAAGVSFESSVFPFILRGVTLYGVDSVEISMKERTIIWEKLAQDWKVEGLDKVLNEVTLNELSDKIDSILAGTNVGRVLVKL
- a CDS encoding GTP pyrophosphokinase, which translates into the protein MENINCNQFQLINYYKKNRELYRKMGKRLERFLKHSFEKEKIIYHSITSRAKTRESFQKKLERKGYTSIDSATDLCGIRVITFLESETKIVEHFLRQTFIIDEGNSVDKSDTLGEDKVGYKSIHLVATLPESLLELPEFERFKDLKFEIQVRTILQHAWAEVEHDKNYKFSGQLPPDIKRRFKLLAGFLEIADREFESISKEISEYEKKVVNTIEGNTLHEIEINSTSLRKYLNKKFNITFSQGISPKIISLLQTNDINTLEDFSKIENLEIMKKYFGNGSKKFPARYDLMIKHLLDTKIK